The Rhododendron vialii isolate Sample 1 chromosome 5a, ASM3025357v1 genome contains a region encoding:
- the LOC131327253 gene encoding pentatricopeptide repeat-containing protein At5g65560: MIRTTTTITTRTTSRTRSLFSSIASPLTEPVLPSSENQEPGPLVNTQLLLSILCKPNWQKDPYFKKIIPSISPTHLTSLFSECGPHNLNPHTALALFNLLSQRPAFKPNVQSYSSLLLNILVPGRLLGVAEKIRIAMVRSCESAQDAEFVLRVLRKMNDTSVGGGGGEVMFKLTLRCYNMILMSLARFLMIDEMKRVYMEVLDDKIPPNIYTFNTMINAYCKLGDVVQAELYLSKILQAGLRPDVHTYTSLILGHCRRKDVDSAFRIFKVMPHKGCRRNEVSYTNLIHGFCEAGKVDEALKLFVHMGDDDCHPTVRTYTVLICALCGSGRKTEALNLFEEMIEKGCEPNVHTYTVLIDDMCKDNKLAKAKEIFDAMSEKGLIPSVVTYNALIDGYCKEGSIDAAFEIFDLMESNNCSPNVRTYNELICGFCKAREVHKAMALLSKMLDKKLLPTLITYNLLIHGQCKEGHLDSAFRLVNLMNENGMIPDQWTYSSLIDTLCKKGRVEEAHSLLDSLGGKGIRANEVIFTALIDGYCKADKIDFACRLLEKMLAENCFPNSWTLNVLMDGLCRGNKTHEASQLLERMVHRGVKPTVVTYSILIEQMLKEYAFDHAQNIFDQMVSLGHKPDVCTYTSFLLAYCNQGKLKEAEEVMAKMIEQGVLPDYITYTVLIDGYAREGLIHRAFDIFKCMVEAGCEPSQYTYSVLIKHLMKEKWLNESRHRIGQESNPNVTSINIADVWKLMEFDTALALFEKMNEHGCTPNAKTYTAIIIGLSREGRFEVAWRLVDHMTKSGISPGEDIYNALVDCCCSLGMYGEALAMIDTMIRYGLSPDLDSYKLLVCGLFDEGNIEKAKAAFCSLLHHGYNHDEVVWKLLIDGLLKRGLVDRCSELVDIMKEKGCQFSPQTHTMLIEGLFDRTQGRER, encoded by the coding sequence ATGATACGGACCACCACAACGATAACAACAAGAACAACGTCAAGAACAAGATCACTGTTTTCCTCAATCGCCTCTCCACTCACAGAACCTGTTCTACCCTCATCAGAAAACCAAGAACCAGGCCCACTGGTAAATACCCAACTCCTCTTATCAATCCTATGCAAACCCAATTGGCAGAAAGATCCCTACTTCAAGAAAATAATCCCCTCCATATCCCCAACCCATCTCACCTCTCTTTTTTCCGAATGTGGCCCTCACAATCTCAATCCCCATACTGCCCTTGCTCTCTTTAATCTCCTCTCCCAAAGACCCGCGTTCAAGCCCAATGTCCAGTCCTACTCCTCGCTCCTGCTCAACATCCTTGTACCCGGTCGACTCCTCGGGGTCGCGGAGAAGATCCGCATTGCAATGGTCAGGTCGTGCGAGTCCGCCCAGGATGCGGAATTTGTGTTGCGGGTTTTGAGAAAGATGAATGACACcagtgttggtggtggtggtggtgaggttATGTTTAAGCTTACTCTTAGATGTTATAATATGATTTTGATGTCGTTGGCTCGGTTTCTAATGATAGATGAAATGAAGAGGGTGTATATGGAGGTTTTGGACGATAAAATTCCTCCGAATATTTACACTTTTAATACTATGATTAACGCGTATTGTAAGCTGGGGGATGTGGTCCAGGCAGAGTTGTATTTAAGTAAGATTTTGCAGGCTGGGTTGAGGCCGGATGTGCATACGTACACGTCGCTTATATTAGGCCATTGTAGAAGGAAAGATGTAGATAGTGCTTTTAGGATTTTCAAGGTTATGCCACACAAGGGGTGTCGAAGAAATGAGGTTTCTTATACGAATCTTATTCATGGGTTTTGTGAAGCTGGGAAAGTTGATGAAGCTCTCAAGTTGTTTGTGCATATGGGGGATGATGATTGTCATCCAACTGTCCGGACCTATACCGTTTTGATTTGCGCTTTGTGTGGATCCGGTAGGAAAACGGAAGCATTGAATCTTTTTGAAGAGATGATCGAAAAAGGTTGTGAGCCAAATGTACATACTTACACTGTACTGATTGATGACATGTGTAAAGATAACAAGCTTGCCAAAGCTAAGGAAATATTTGATGCAATGTCAGAGAAAGGGTTGATTCCAAGTGTTGTTACGTACAACGCTTTGATTGATGGGTACTGTAAGGAGGGATCTATTGATGCTgcatttgaaatatttgatCTGATGGAGTCGAATAATTGCAGCCCCAATGTTCGCACGTACAATGAGTTGATTTGCGGGTTTTGCAAGGCAAGAGAAGTCCACAAGGCAATGGCACTGCTTAGTAAGATGCTTGATAAAAAACTATTGCCTACCTTGATTACGTATAACCTGTTAATCCATGGACAGTGTAAAGAGGGTCACCTAGATAGTGCTTTTAGGTTGGTTAATTTGATGAATGAGAATGGTATGATCCCTGACCAGTGGACTTATAGTTCTCTTATAGATACGTTATGTAAAAAAGGGAGGGTGGAAGAAGCTCACAGCCTACTTGATTCTCTTGGAGGAAAAGGGATACGGGCAAATGAAGTTATTTTTACTGCTTTGATTGACGGTTATTGCAAAGCAGATAAAATTGACTTCGCTTGCAGGTTGTTGGAGAAGATGCTTGCagaaaactgttttccaaactCGTGGACTTTAAATGTATTGATGGATGGATTGTGCAGAGGGAATAAAACGCATGAAGCCTCACAATTACTTGAAAGGATGGTACATCGAGGTGTGAAGCCTACTGTTGTAACTTATTCAATACTCATTGAGCAAATGTTGAAAGAATATGCCTTTGATCATGCTCAGAATATCTTCGACCAAATGGTGTCCTTGGGACATAAGCCTGATGTTTGCACTTACACTTCGTTTCTACTTGCCTATTGCAACCAAGGGAAGTTGAAAGAAGCGGAGGAAGTAATGGCTAAAATGATAGAGCAAGGTGTTTTGCCAGATTATATTACTTACACAGTATTAATAGATGGGTATGCACGAGAAGGATTGATCCATCGtgcttttgatatttttaaaTGCATGGTTGAGGCTGGATGTGAACCTTCTCAGTATACCTACTCAGTTCTCATTAAACATCTAATGAAGGAAAAGTGGTTGAATGAGAGTAGACATAGAATAGGACAAGAATCAAATCCAAATGTCACCTCTATCAATATTGCCGATGTATGGAAACTAATGGAATTTGATACTGCTCTGGCACTGTTTGAGAAAATGAATGAACATGGTTGCACACCTAATGCTAAGACCTACACTGCAATCATTATAGGTCTTAGCAGAGAGGGGCGCTTTGAAGTAGCCTGGAGATTGGTCGATCATATGACGAAAAGCGGAATATCTCCCGGTGAAGACATATACAATGCTCTTGTTGACTGTTGCTGCAGTTTGGGAATGTATGGGGAAGCATTGGCGATGATAGATACCATGATTCGATATGGTCTTTCACCGGATTTAGACAGCTATAAGCTGCTTGTTTGTGGGTTATTTGATGAAGGCAACATCGAAAAGGCTAAAGCAGCTTTTTGTAGCTTGCTTCACCATGGATACAACCATGATGAAGTGGTTTGGAAGCTCCTGATTGATGGCTTACTTAAAAGGGGTCTTGTTGATAGATGCTCTGAACTGGTGGATATTATGAAGGAAAAGGGCTGCCAATTTAGTCCTCAAACACATACTATGTTGATTGAAGGACTTTTTGACAGGACACAGGGGCGTGAAAGATAA